One Nematostella vectensis chromosome 10, jaNemVect1.1, whole genome shotgun sequence genomic window carries:
- the LOC5512141 gene encoding myosin-1 — protein MEIYKACYDFQDNCETSLDFKKGDTFYITQKTDTGWWAARNLKSNELGYIPSAYVEFLALVHPETLECMESLPEPEKIKMDRLCELTAKTQQSPGLGRNHPGYPPEDYNRQENESPPPVRTAIKPMMKSTEQTKLQKDLKFNQQRGINLGRPELVKTWEKFESKKTAKEMESLNESELSAKLKTISKKLEEEEHRKQIEEKKPEFMKINLRKAKPQTAS, from the exons ATGGAAATTTACAAGGCGTGCTACGACTTTCAGGATAACTGCGAAACTTCTTTGGATTTTAAGAAAGGAGATACATTTTACATCACACAGAAGACCGACACTGGTTGGTGGGCTGCGAGAAACTTGAAAAGCAATGAGTTGGGCTATATCCCATCAGCGTATGTCGAA TTTCTAGCTCTAGTCCATCCTGAAACCTTAGAGTGTATGGAAAGTCTGCCAGAGCCAGAGAAAATTAAAATGGACAGATTATGTGAATTAACAGCAAAGACACAGCAGTCCCCTGGACTTG GGCGTAACCACCCAGGCTACCCACCGGAGGACTATAATAGACAAGAGAATGAGAGTCCGCCACCCGTACGAACAGCAATAAAACCCATGATGAAGTCAAcagaacaaacaaaattaCAGAAAGACTTAAAATTCAACCAACAGAG AGGAATCAACCTTGGGAGACCTGAGCTCGTCAAAACTTGGGAAAAATTTGAAAGCAAAAAGACAGCAAAGGAGATGGAGTCATTAAATGAGTCAGAATTATCTGCAAAACTTAAGACAATATCAAAAAAGCTTGAG GAGGAGGAACATCGAAAGCAAATTGAGGaaaaaaagccagaattcATGAAAATCAACCTACGAAAGGCAAAACCTCAGACAGCTAGCTGA